One part of the Deltaproteobacteria bacterium genome encodes these proteins:
- the tesB gene encoding acyl-CoA thioesterase II: MTVPRSPLAELLSVLELERIEDTIFRGTSMDLGFGNIFGGQVLGQSLSAAIRTVPADRHVHSLHGYFMRPGDPARPIIYQVDCIRDGKSFTTRRVVAIQKGDAIFSMAASFQVAEQGFEHQDIMPDIPGPEGYASEYELVNRFIDRIPEPIRANLTAERPIEIRPIDPMNPFAPEKKPAHRFSWFRASERLPDDPMVHRYLLAYASDFGLIQTSMNPHGHTFFEPSMHVASLDHALWFQRDFRMDEWLLYAMHSPTAAGARGLNFGHIYDTQGRLVASIAQEGLIRFRG, encoded by the coding sequence ATGACCGTACCGCGTTCGCCGCTTGCCGAACTCCTGTCCGTGCTCGAACTCGAACGGATCGAGGACACGATATTTCGCGGCACGAGCATGGATCTGGGTTTCGGCAACATCTTCGGTGGCCAGGTGCTCGGGCAGTCGCTCTCGGCGGCGATCCGCACGGTGCCCGCCGACCGTCACGTGCACAGTCTGCACGGTTACTTCATGCGTCCCGGCGATCCCGCGCGGCCGATCATCTATCAGGTCGATTGCATCCGCGACGGCAAGAGCTTCACGACCCGGCGCGTCGTGGCGATCCAAAAGGGCGACGCGATCTTTTCGATGGCCGCGTCGTTTCAGGTGGCCGAGCAGGGATTCGAGCATCAGGACATCATGCCGGACATCCCCGGGCCCGAGGGCTATGCGTCGGAATACGAACTGGTGAACCGCTTCATCGACCGCATCCCGGAGCCCATCCGCGCGAACCTGACCGCCGAGCGGCCGATCGAAATCCGGCCCATCGATCCGATGAATCCCTTCGCTCCCGAAAAGAAACCGGCGCATCGGTTCTCGTGGTTCCGCGCCTCCGAGCGCCTGCCCGACGACCCGATGGTGCATCGATATCTGCTCGCTTACGCGTCGGACTTCGGCCTGATCCAGACCTCGATGAACCCGCACGGTCACACGTTTTTTGAGCCGTCGATGCACGTCGCGAGTCTCGACCATGCCCTGTGGTTTCAGCGCGATTTCCGGATGGACGAATGGCTTCTCTACGCGATGCACAGTCCCACGGCCGCGGGTGCGCGCGGGCTCAACTTCGGCCACATCTACGACACGCAGGGCCGCCTCGTCGCGTCGATCGCGCAGGAAGGACTGATCCGCTTTCGGGGGTGA